One genomic segment of Rubripirellula amarantea includes these proteins:
- a CDS encoding helix-turn-helix domain-containing protein, producing the protein MSSVLMTSEYHVLVISNDPHARLRLANGLGRMADRLVTVESVDEGIQMLVDGRFQLVVINVDANIDQDCWDAISLVKQHKLETDSVTTLAEITAAAERAGIVNALAANDHHRESTAKALGISVRTLHYKMNRYDLHQRA; encoded by the coding sequence ATGTCGAGTGTCCTCATGACAAGCGAATATCACGTTCTCGTTATTAGCAATGATCCCCATGCGCGGTTGAGGCTAGCGAATGGGCTTGGTCGGATGGCGGACCGGCTGGTGACGGTAGAATCAGTCGACGAAGGAATACAGATGCTTGTCGATGGCAGATTTCAACTCGTTGTCATCAATGTAGACGCGAATATAGACCAAGATTGTTGGGACGCAATATCGTTGGTGAAGCAGCATAAACTAGAGACCGATTCGGTGACGACGCTCGCTGAAATTACAGCAGCAGCCGAGCGAGCAGGCATTGTGAATGCCCTAGCTGCCAACGATCATCATCGCGAATCAACTGCCAAAGCGCTCGGCATAAGCGTTCGAACCTTGCACTATAAAATGAACAGGTACGATCTACATCAGAGAGCGTGA
- a CDS encoding SLC13 family permease, which produces MPSIRTVAIASGIAMAFLVYGIGLSVLGLTSSASIAAGVTVWCGVWWCTEAVPIPVTALVPFVVFPCTGVLDHGQLASAYGDKFVLLFLAGFMISRAAESSQTHLRVSHGMMRLLGTSSQGRIVLGFLLAPAFCSMWISNTATALIMLPVAIAVLQEQNDPKLNVPLLLAVAYGCSIGGMATIIGTPPNGVFVSIYEQQTSRTVDFFSWLKIGVPVAAAMLVAAGFWLTRGLGEAVAPMTKSMGPWTPAQRRVLAVISATALLWITRSAPYGGWAAWFDMPMAHDATVGLAAVVVLFLVPNGEVDEKGNRKSLLDWESARDIPWGILILFGGGLAIAEAAEVTGLSLSIGNQLALLKDIHPILLIAAVCFTVTFLTEMTSNTATTTLLMPILGAAAVGAGLDASALMIPAALSASCAFMLPVATPPNAIIFGSEKITVREMAKHGFALNLIGTVVITTACYFLLDLHAGFGQ; this is translated from the coding sequence ATGCCTTCCATCCGCACCGTCGCCATCGCTTCAGGAATTGCAATGGCATTTCTCGTCTACGGCATTGGGCTGAGCGTACTAGGTTTAACCTCATCAGCCTCCATTGCCGCTGGAGTCACCGTTTGGTGCGGAGTTTGGTGGTGCACTGAGGCGGTTCCCATACCTGTGACGGCGCTCGTTCCGTTTGTGGTCTTTCCATGCACCGGGGTGCTTGACCATGGACAGCTAGCGTCCGCATACGGGGACAAGTTTGTCCTGTTGTTTTTAGCAGGATTCATGATCTCACGAGCCGCCGAAAGCTCTCAAACACACTTGCGAGTTTCCCATGGCATGATGCGGCTCCTGGGCACCAGTTCCCAAGGCCGAATCGTGCTTGGCTTCTTGCTCGCACCTGCGTTTTGCAGCATGTGGATTTCCAACACTGCCACCGCACTCATCATGCTGCCCGTCGCCATCGCTGTACTTCAAGAGCAAAACGATCCAAAGTTGAACGTTCCGTTACTATTGGCAGTCGCTTACGGTTGCAGCATCGGCGGAATGGCGACAATCATCGGGACGCCGCCCAACGGGGTTTTCGTATCCATTTACGAGCAGCAAACATCACGTACCGTCGACTTTTTTTCTTGGCTAAAGATCGGAGTTCCCGTCGCCGCAGCGATGCTGGTGGCCGCGGGTTTCTGGTTGACCCGAGGCTTGGGCGAAGCGGTCGCTCCCATGACCAAAAGTATGGGTCCATGGACACCAGCGCAACGTCGTGTGCTCGCCGTCATATCGGCGACCGCTTTGTTGTGGATCACGCGCAGCGCACCGTACGGCGGTTGGGCCGCGTGGTTTGATATGCCAATGGCTCATGACGCAACCGTCGGTCTGGCGGCGGTCGTCGTTTTGTTCTTAGTCCCTAACGGCGAAGTCGATGAAAAGGGAAACAGAAAATCGCTGCTCGATTGGGAATCGGCTCGCGATATTCCATGGGGAATTCTAATCTTGTTTGGCGGTGGCCTCGCGATTGCAGAAGCAGCGGAAGTCACCGGGTTGTCGCTAAGCATTGGCAACCAATTGGCATTGTTGAAAGACATCCACCCAATTTTGCTAATCGCCGCCGTTTGCTTCACGGTAACGTTCTTAACCGAGATGACGTCCAACACGGCAACCACGACTCTATTGATGCCGATTCTTGGCGCTGCTGCGGTGGGCGCGGGGCTCGACGCCTCTGCGCTTATGATCCCAGCGGCTTTGTCGGCAAGTTGCGCGTTCATGCTACCTGTCGCGACGCCGCCTAACGCGATCATCTTTGGTAGCGAAAAGATTACCGTCCGCGAAATGGCGAAGCATGGTTTCGCACTCAACTTGATCGGAACAGTCGTGATCACAACGGCTTGCTATTTTCTACTCGACCTGCACGCAGGATTCGGCCAATGA
- a CDS encoding dienelactone hydrolase family protein: protein MHSKRSRFLLHCSLGTFISFALTLVTCCTAFGQGPETLPALVDGQPPQNWDELWSGFDASAEPLQVEVIQEWEEEAVVLRIVRFRVGVFKGRPATLAAVYGFPRRSDPDQKFPGLVQIHGGGQYADHKACLMNGKRGYATVSLAWAGRISAPDYRVGPSEVKLFWDKKTDNPNYKLTTDWGAVDGYHAPGRNAGNHFPSISPKPWTLDTVDSPRNSGWFLTALAARRALTFLEQQPEVDRDRLGVYGHSMGGKLTVLTATDPRVKAAAPSCGGISDRDNASDLFQSTLGDDASLERITCPIIFLSPANDFHGRIGDLPKAIDEIRTDQWRVTCSPHHNHQDTSEYEVASLLWFDQHLQHRFQFPSTPITSVQLKTANGTPMCTIHPDVSQEVQSVDVYYTQHGKPEETSADRQNTVTRFWRHAAAKALDGEWSAELPLASVDKPLWVFANVVYGLDEPVSGAGYYYRIYTTDRFNVSSLIEKISPEDLRSAGLKASPGNESPGNESPGNESFGKASLQRTNMIETFEPGWTKEWFSYRPAQWPRSTHKLRDQSHQAPEQASLALQVRSEESNQLVISLDQHAAVVEIASGDKWNEVVLTLQDFPDCSGDPLKSWNDVHELRLSDTERLMPAAGIDRSPKIVGKRWIGTAPEFRNLRWIDTHVTDAASKR, encoded by the coding sequence ATGCACTCAAAGCGATCCCGATTCCTTTTGCATTGCTCGCTCGGCACGTTCATCTCGTTCGCTTTGACGTTAGTGACTTGCTGCACTGCGTTCGGACAAGGCCCAGAGACATTGCCAGCTTTGGTCGACGGCCAACCACCGCAAAACTGGGACGAATTGTGGAGCGGTTTCGACGCAAGTGCTGAACCGTTGCAAGTAGAGGTGATCCAAGAATGGGAAGAAGAGGCAGTCGTCCTGCGAATCGTGCGGTTCCGGGTGGGTGTATTCAAGGGACGACCGGCGACCTTGGCTGCGGTGTATGGCTTTCCACGCCGAAGCGATCCTGACCAGAAGTTCCCGGGACTCGTTCAGATCCATGGCGGTGGTCAGTATGCCGATCACAAAGCTTGCTTGATGAATGGCAAACGTGGATACGCGACCGTTTCGCTGGCGTGGGCTGGTCGCATTTCGGCCCCTGACTACCGAGTTGGACCGAGCGAAGTAAAGCTCTTCTGGGACAAGAAAACGGACAACCCCAATTACAAACTCACCACTGACTGGGGTGCCGTTGATGGCTACCACGCGCCCGGTCGAAACGCAGGCAACCATTTCCCCAGCATTAGCCCCAAACCTTGGACGCTTGATACGGTGGATTCGCCGCGCAACAGCGGTTGGTTCTTGACTGCCCTGGCGGCCCGGCGAGCGTTAACGTTTCTGGAACAGCAACCCGAAGTCGATCGGGACCGACTGGGCGTCTATGGTCATTCAATGGGCGGCAAGCTCACGGTCCTGACTGCAACCGACCCTCGCGTCAAAGCCGCCGCCCCATCCTGCGGAGGAATCAGTGATCGGGACAACGCGAGCGATTTGTTTCAATCGACATTGGGGGACGACGCAAGCCTAGAGAGGATTACCTGTCCCATCATTTTCTTGAGTCCCGCGAATGACTTTCACGGTCGGATTGGCGATCTTCCCAAAGCCATCGACGAGATCAGGACTGACCAATGGCGTGTCACGTGTTCACCCCACCACAATCATCAAGACACTAGCGAGTACGAAGTTGCAAGTTTGCTTTGGTTCGACCAGCACTTGCAACACCGCTTCCAATTCCCAAGCACACCCATAACTTCGGTTCAATTAAAAACCGCCAATGGAACTCCCATGTGCACGATCCATCCCGACGTGTCGCAGGAAGTTCAATCGGTCGACGTCTATTACACTCAGCACGGAAAGCCGGAAGAGACATCCGCGGACCGGCAAAACACTGTCACGCGTTTTTGGCGGCATGCGGCCGCGAAAGCTCTTGACGGCGAGTGGTCAGCCGAACTTCCCCTGGCATCCGTCGACAAGCCGCTGTGGGTCTTCGCCAACGTCGTTTATGGTCTCGACGAACCAGTTTCAGGTGCTGGATACTACTACCGCATCTATACGACCGATCGCTTCAACGTGTCGTCGCTGATAGAAAAGATTTCCCCGGAGGATCTGCGGTCGGCCGGATTGAAGGCATCACCTGGGAACGAATCACCTGGGAACGAATCACCTGGGAACGAATCATTCGGAAAGGCATCACTTCAACGTACCAATATGATCGAAACGTTCGAACCAGGATGGACGAAAGAATGGTTCTCGTATCGCCCCGCACAATGGCCTCGATCAACTCACAAACTTCGAGACCAATCCCACCAAGCTCCGGAACAGGCTAGCCTAGCGCTGCAAGTACGTTCTGAAGAGTCTAACCAGCTTGTCATCTCATTGGATCAACACGCGGCAGTCGTCGAAATCGCTAGCGGCGACAAGTGGAACGAAGTTGTCCTGACGCTTCAGGATTTCCCCGACTGCTCAGGCGATCCGCTCAAAAGCTGGAACGATGTTCACGAATTAAGACTGAGCGATACCGAACGTCTTATGCCTGCTGCGGGTATCGATCGCTCGCCAAAGATTGTCGGCAAACGCTGGATCGGAACGGCTCCCGAATTTCGCAATCTGCGTTGGATTGACACCCACGTCACCGACGCCGCATCGAAACGCTAG
- a CDS encoding sulfatase-like hydrolase/transferase, whose translation MNIFQSVIAILLIAGTTANADETRPNILFVFADDQCYDTIGELGNPEVHTPNLDRLAREGTAFTNAYNMGSWTGAVCIASRTMMVTGRSVWNAKDAKLPNLARSRQSWPQLLHDVGYETYMAGKWHIGRMKTTDVFDHVAHERPGMPNQTNEGYDRPVEGQPDKWSPSDPKFAGYWKGGKHWSEVLADDATGFLEDAAKRDKPFFMYLAFNAPHDPRQSPQRFVDMYPQQEIKLPENFQVEYPFKQEMGCYQVPASKAAHNTGKPRLIFQRDEHLAPWPRTPYSVRVNRQEYYAIISHMDEQIGRILDALDRTGKRDSTYIVFTADHGLACGQHGLMGKQNMYEHSMKPPLIMVGPGIEPGQRRDAPVYLQDIMPTTLELAGAEKPEEVFFESLVPFFQDSNASSRHDAIYGCYAEDLQRMVRVDNWKLIVYPQAKVVRMYDLGHDPLEQNDLAKDPQHKNRVAELFQRLIQLQRDMNDDLDLASFFPDLT comes from the coding sequence GTGAATATCTTTCAGTCCGTCATCGCGATTCTCCTGATCGCGGGCACTACGGCAAACGCTGACGAAACGCGTCCCAACATCCTGTTTGTTTTTGCCGATGACCAGTGCTACGACACTATCGGTGAGCTTGGCAATCCAGAGGTCCATACGCCGAACTTGGATCGGCTCGCACGCGAAGGAACCGCCTTCACGAATGCGTACAACATGGGATCTTGGACCGGCGCGGTCTGTATCGCCTCGCGCACGATGATGGTCACCGGTCGTTCCGTTTGGAATGCCAAAGACGCGAAACTGCCTAACCTCGCACGATCACGTCAATCTTGGCCTCAATTGCTCCACGATGTGGGCTACGAAACCTACATGGCTGGGAAGTGGCACATCGGTCGAATGAAAACGACCGACGTTTTCGATCATGTCGCGCACGAACGCCCCGGAATGCCCAATCAAACCAACGAAGGCTACGACCGTCCCGTCGAGGGTCAGCCCGACAAATGGTCTCCGTCGGACCCGAAATTCGCGGGCTACTGGAAGGGCGGAAAGCATTGGAGCGAAGTGCTTGCGGATGACGCGACAGGCTTCCTTGAAGACGCAGCGAAGCGTGATAAGCCGTTCTTCATGTACTTGGCATTCAACGCACCGCACGATCCGCGGCAATCTCCGCAACGGTTTGTCGACATGTATCCGCAACAGGAAATCAAGTTGCCGGAAAATTTCCAAGTCGAGTATCCGTTCAAGCAAGAAATGGGGTGCTATCAGGTCCCTGCCTCGAAAGCTGCACACAACACTGGCAAGCCGCGTTTGATTTTTCAGCGTGACGAGCACTTGGCACCCTGGCCACGCACACCCTATTCCGTTCGCGTGAATCGCCAAGAGTACTACGCGATCATCTCCCACATGGACGAACAGATTGGCCGCATCCTTGATGCGTTGGACCGAACAGGAAAACGAGACAGTACCTACATCGTGTTTACCGCGGACCACGGACTAGCGTGTGGCCAACACGGCTTGATGGGCAAACAGAACATGTACGAGCATAGCATGAAGCCTCCCCTAATCATGGTTGGACCAGGCATCGAACCTGGGCAACGCCGTGACGCGCCGGTCTATCTGCAAGACATCATGCCTACAACATTAGAACTCGCCGGAGCTGAAAAGCCTGAAGAAGTTTTCTTCGAAAGTCTGGTTCCGTTCTTCCAAGATTCGAACGCGTCGAGTCGTCATGACGCAATTTACGGATGCTACGCAGAAGACCTGCAGAGAATGGTCCGTGTCGACAATTGGAAGTTGATCGTCTATCCGCAGGCGAAAGTGGTCAGGATGTACGACCTCGGTCATGATCCGCTCGAACAAAACGACCTCGCGAAGGATCCGCAACACAAGAACAGGGTGGCGGAGCTATTCCAGCGGTTGATTCAATTGCAACGCGATATGAATGACGACCTGGATCTAGCCAGCTTTTTTCCGGACTTGACCTAA
- a CDS encoding PHP domain-containing protein, whose amino-acid sequence MNNQPNLTTLQRVTLSILIALLLTPCVVSQEPKSFRTDARWWKGNLHTHSLWSDGDQFPEMIADWYRSKDYQFLALTDHNVLSQGMRWMPMNEVVKRSDEGILSRYRERFGDAWVETRGDSQSDDYEVRLKPLDEFRYLLEEAGKFILIPAEEISDKAEGKPIHINATNLAEAIAPQGGETVRQTIENNLRAIIEHGKEHGREVLPHLNHPNFFYGVSAEDIATVVSEQFFEVYNGHPGVNHLGDEHHPSVEKLWDIANTIRLGSLHTPPLFGVATDDSHEYHGQPGSHPGRGWVMVRSHYLTPEHLIRAMKQGDFYASSGVSLTDVHFDVAKQTLAIQIDAQNGVNYQTDFIASLHSPEADTPEEMNRVGVVVASSKELSPRYTLKGNELYVRAVITSSEAHSDPSFANQQQQAWTQPIGWRDANETSTQPPSRN is encoded by the coding sequence ATGAACAATCAACCAAACTTAACGACGTTGCAACGAGTAACGCTGTCAATCCTAATTGCTCTGTTGCTAACCCCATGCGTCGTTAGCCAAGAACCGAAATCGTTTCGGACTGACGCTCGTTGGTGGAAGGGAAACCTGCACACTCACTCACTTTGGAGCGATGGCGATCAGTTCCCCGAAATGATCGCCGATTGGTACCGATCAAAGGACTACCAGTTTCTCGCCTTGACCGATCACAACGTGCTTAGTCAAGGAATGCGATGGATGCCAATGAACGAAGTGGTCAAACGCAGCGACGAAGGAATCCTGTCGCGATATCGAGAACGGTTCGGCGACGCGTGGGTCGAAACTCGTGGCGATTCCCAATCCGACGACTACGAAGTTCGATTGAAACCACTCGATGAATTTCGCTATCTGCTCGAGGAAGCCGGCAAGTTTATTCTGATACCCGCCGAAGAAATCAGCGATAAGGCAGAGGGTAAACCAATCCATATCAACGCAACAAACCTTGCCGAAGCGATAGCTCCGCAAGGTGGCGAAACCGTACGCCAAACGATCGAGAACAATCTACGCGCGATTATCGAGCACGGTAAAGAGCACGGTCGCGAAGTCTTGCCTCACCTGAATCACCCCAACTTCTTTTACGGCGTCTCGGCTGAAGACATAGCCACAGTCGTCTCAGAACAATTCTTCGAAGTTTACAACGGGCACCCCGGTGTGAACCATCTTGGCGACGAACACCACCCCAGTGTTGAAAAACTTTGGGATATTGCCAACACGATCCGCTTAGGCTCGTTACACACGCCGCCACTTTTTGGTGTCGCGACTGACGATTCCCACGAGTACCACGGACAACCAGGTTCGCATCCGGGGCGTGGATGGGTAATGGTCCGCAGTCACTACCTTACGCCCGAGCATTTGATTCGCGCGATGAAGCAGGGTGACTTCTATGCATCCAGCGGCGTATCGCTGACAGACGTGCATTTCGATGTGGCCAAGCAAACGTTAGCGATCCAAATTGACGCGCAAAATGGTGTGAACTACCAAACCGACTTTATCGCCTCGCTTCACTCACCCGAAGCGGACACTCCGGAAGAAATGAACCGCGTGGGAGTCGTTGTTGCTAGCTCGAAAGAGCTATCGCCTCGCTATACGCTCAAGGGAAACGAACTCTACGTCCGTGCGGTCATCACCAGCAGCGAAGCTCACAGTGATCCATCCTTCGCTAACCAACAGCAACAGGCTTGGACTCAGCCGATCGGATGGCGCGACGCCAACGAAACTTCAACTCAACCTCCATCGAGAAACTAA
- a CDS encoding PAS domain-containing sensor histidine kinase yields MTNRTSNSDVISESKGNLRFFVAGGLALVIFLVDMQSQKSLAVGYVLVVAIAQCSKIARHVLAAATLSLILTFVAAILALRTAGVATVAVQNGLALTAIAVTTYLCLQTLPGFRGRLKDKGEGVSDASLTELQGERAKLAASQQRSQLMFEASLDAVITIDQSGSVTDWNNQAEQTFGWSKSEATGRLLTDLIIPERYRDAHRRGLEHYRLTGEGPILNQRLELYALNRNGTEFPVELTIVPLPLDSGEQFCAYVRDVTHAKKVTADLGERESRIRALLDSTAEGIYGLDLEGNCTFANSACARLLGYESADDFVNQNMHRLIHHSKTDGSVYAEDECQIYLAFQKCEGVNVDNEVFWRKDGTSFPVEYWSYPLTENGDLVGSVVTFLDISERISLTVAQRELTEKLEQLVATRTDDLSTTRDRLELTLVGANVGLWDWNATNDEVTYSTTYKRQLGYPPETDWNKFQDWESRLHPDDVELAHQMVAEYFEHRSPEYKSTFRMRCKDGSYRWMLAQGKAVFDSDGKPLRMTGVHVDITERRESERELKRLNDALQEANLALQESNVELQQFAYVASHDLQTPLRAIAGFSQFLQSDFSGRLDARADDYISRIVRGVKRMQKMIDDLLQFSRVESRAAPFEQISLNDVYADAIELLNASVVQFDAEVTRDDLPMAFGDPAQLTQLLMNLIGNAIKYHREKPVVHVSTTANDNEVTLSVKDNGIGIADVYHERIFEVFRRLHTSSEYPGTGIGLAVCRRIVKRHGGRIWVESAEGVGSTFHVTLPVLKDSIDEGA; encoded by the coding sequence ATGACCAACCGCACCAGCAATTCAGACGTGATATCAGAAAGCAAAGGGAACCTGCGCTTCTTTGTTGCGGGGGGATTGGCATTGGTGATTTTCCTCGTTGATATGCAGTCCCAGAAAAGCCTTGCGGTTGGATATGTATTAGTAGTTGCGATCGCTCAGTGCTCGAAAATCGCACGCCATGTACTCGCGGCAGCGACATTGAGTTTGATTCTTACATTCGTCGCCGCAATCTTGGCGTTAAGAACAGCGGGCGTGGCTACGGTAGCAGTCCAGAACGGTCTAGCGCTCACGGCGATCGCCGTCACGACGTACTTGTGTTTACAAACGCTGCCTGGATTCCGCGGACGATTGAAAGATAAGGGCGAGGGGGTGTCGGACGCATCGTTGACTGAGTTGCAAGGCGAACGAGCGAAGTTGGCTGCCAGTCAACAGCGAAGTCAATTGATGTTTGAGGCTTCCTTGGATGCTGTCATCACAATAGACCAAAGTGGATCGGTCACCGATTGGAACAATCAAGCGGAGCAAACGTTCGGTTGGTCGAAGTCAGAAGCGACAGGTAGGCTACTAACTGATTTGATCATCCCGGAACGCTACCGGGATGCTCATCGGCGTGGGCTTGAGCATTACCGACTAACCGGTGAAGGTCCAATACTAAATCAGCGGTTAGAGCTGTATGCGCTCAATCGAAACGGGACTGAATTTCCTGTCGAGCTGACGATCGTTCCTCTGCCACTCGATTCGGGAGAACAGTTTTGTGCTTATGTTCGCGATGTGACGCATGCGAAGAAGGTTACGGCTGATCTAGGTGAACGTGAGTCGCGAATTCGAGCTTTGCTTGATTCAACAGCCGAAGGCATTTATGGGCTCGACCTCGAAGGAAACTGTACCTTCGCTAACTCGGCCTGTGCTCGCTTGCTGGGCTATGAAAGTGCGGATGATTTTGTGAATCAGAACATGCATCGTTTGATTCACCATTCTAAAACGGATGGCTCGGTTTATGCCGAAGATGAGTGCCAGATCTATCTTGCCTTTCAAAAGTGCGAAGGCGTTAACGTTGATAATGAGGTGTTTTGGCGAAAGGATGGGACCTCGTTTCCGGTTGAGTACTGGTCGTATCCGTTGACCGAAAACGGTGATCTGGTTGGATCGGTGGTGACGTTTCTGGATATTTCTGAGCGAATCAGTCTTACCGTTGCTCAGCGTGAGCTCACCGAGAAGCTCGAGCAACTCGTTGCAACTCGAACCGACGACCTCTCGACGACTCGGGATCGTTTGGAGTTGACTTTAGTCGGAGCCAACGTGGGTCTTTGGGATTGGAACGCGACCAACGACGAGGTTACCTATTCAACAACGTACAAACGCCAACTAGGTTATCCACCGGAGACCGATTGGAACAAGTTCCAGGACTGGGAATCGCGACTTCATCCCGACGATGTGGAACTGGCTCATCAAATGGTCGCTGAGTATTTCGAGCACCGGTCACCTGAGTACAAATCAACGTTTCGGATGAGGTGCAAAGATGGTTCCTATCGGTGGATGCTTGCGCAGGGAAAGGCGGTGTTCGATTCCGACGGTAAGCCTCTTCGTATGACCGGCGTTCACGTTGATATTACCGAACGTCGAGAATCGGAACGAGAGCTGAAGCGGCTTAATGACGCGCTCCAGGAAGCTAACTTGGCGCTCCAAGAGAGCAATGTTGAACTGCAGCAGTTCGCCTACGTTGCCTCGCACGACTTGCAGACGCCTTTGCGTGCTATCGCTGGCTTCTCTCAGTTCTTGCAGTCCGACTTTTCCGGCAGGTTGGACGCTCGGGCAGACGATTACATCTCACGAATTGTCAGGGGTGTCAAACGGATGCAAAAGATGATCGATGATCTCTTGCAGTTCTCTCGAGTTGAATCACGTGCGGCGCCGTTTGAGCAGATTTCGCTGAATGATGTCTACGCGGATGCGATAGAACTTTTGAACGCATCGGTTGTTCAGTTCGATGCTGAAGTCACGCGAGACGATTTGCCCATGGCGTTTGGCGATCCGGCTCAGCTAACTCAACTGCTGATGAACTTGATTGGCAACGCGATCAAGTACCACCGCGAAAAACCAGTCGTTCACGTTTCAACGACGGCCAACGATAACGAGGTGACTCTAAGCGTCAAAGACAACGGTATTGGAATTGCCGACGTTTATCACGAACGGATTTTCGAAGTGTTTAGGCGATTGCATACCAGCTCGGAATATCCCGGAACCGGGATCGGATTGGCGGTTTGCCGGCGGATTGTAAAACGACATGGTGGACGAATTTGGGTTGAATCAGCCGAAGGTGTCGGGAGCACCTTTCACGTAACGCTTCCGGTCTTGAAAGATTCCATTGACGAGGGCGCCTAA